The Geoalkalibacter subterraneus genome contains the following window.
GATCTACTCTAACCCGGATGAATATTCCGGGCTAAAAGTCAGCCTCCCCCTCCCTATCACAGGGGTGGGGGAGGCGTTTTTCATTCGCATTCAAATCCTCCCCCTTGCTCGAAACCCCTCGGATGTGCTTTACTTTCATAAGAAATCCTCAGGTCCGAAGGCTGCAGTCGAAAACCACAGCCTGATCCCCATGGACTGATTTTGCAACCAACTGTGATTCACTCTCGCACCCTCCTCTAGATGCAGGTGAATCCCTTCGAAGAGAAAAAGCGCACTCCAAATGACCCGTATGACAAGAAAATTACTCCTGGTTCTGCTTCTGCCCCTGCTCCTGCTTCCGACGGCAGGTACAGCCTTTGTCGGTTCCGAGGCAGATTCAGAGTCCTTCGATCTCAACCGGGCACGGCTTCTGAGCTTTGTCATCCGCCAGCAGCTGGTGAGCCATCATTACAGCCACAAGCCGCTGGACGACCAGCTCTCCAAAGATGCCTTCACCCTGTTTCTCAAGCAGATCGACTCACAGAAACGCTTTCTGCTGCAGGAAGATGTGCGCCGCCTGGAAAAATTTGAGACCCGCATCGACGATGAGCTGGCCAGCAGCCAGGTCCGGCTGCCCCAGGTGGCGGCCAAAACCATGGAGCAGCGTGTGACGGATGTCCGCGAGATGGTTTTCTCCCTGCTGGACGACGGATTCGATCTGCGCCGCGAAGAGCGGCTGGAAACAGACCCGGACAAGATCAAATACTGCGAAACACCTGCGGAGCTACGGGATCGCTGGCGCAAAATCCTCAAGCTGCAGGTGATCAACCGCCTGATTGCGCTGGAGGAGAACGCGGCCTCGGAAGATGAAGAGGCGACCCGTGACGAGAAGGCTCTGCTGGCGGAAGCGCTCGACAAGGTGCGCAACAACCAGGAGCACCTTTTCAACCAGTTGCAGGAGAATCGCCGCCAGGATTATTTCGACGTCTATTTCAACGCGGTGGCGAGCGCTTTCGACCCGCACTCCAGTTACCTTCCTCCCATGACCAAAGAGGACTTCGACATCAGCATGCGCGGCTCACTCGAAGGAATCGGCGCCACGCTGCGCGAGGAAGAAGGCTTTATCAAAGTGGTGCGCATCATTCCCGGCAGCGCCGCCTACCGCCAGGGGCAGCTTGAAGCCGAAGACACCATCCTTGCCGTCGGTGAAGGCAAAGACGACGCCGTCGATGTCGTCGACATGCGCCTTCGGGATGCCGTCCGGTTGATTCGCGGCAAAAAGGGCACCGAGGTCCGCCTGCATGTCCGGAAACCCGATGGACAAAGGGTGGTCATTCCCATCGTGCGCGATGTGGTGCAGATCGAGGAGACATTCGTCAAATCGGCTGTGCTCCCCCTCCCCGACAAGGAGAGATCCTACGGCTACATCAGAATTCCCAGCTTCTACCGCGATTTCGAGGGCGGCATGAACGGCGGCGGGAGAAACTCCACCGATGACACGCGCAAAGAGCTTGAACGCCTGGGCGAGGCCGGCATCGAAGGGCTGGTGCTGGACCTGCGCAACAATGGCGGCGGCGCATTGGCTGATGCCGTTTCGGTGGCCGGACTGTTCATCGAGGGGGGGCCGGTCGTCCAGGTCAAGAACGCGGATGGCAAGATCGAAACCCTCGCCGACAAGGATGAAAGCGTCGCTTACGACGGCCCGCTGGTGGTGCTGGTCAATAAATTCAGCGCCTCGGCGTCTGAAATTCTCGCCGGTGCGCTGCAGGACTATGACCGGGCGGTCATCATCGGCAGCGAACACACCCATGGCAAAGGGACGGTGCAGGCGGTCATCGACCTCGACCGCAGCCTGCCCTTTCCCAATATGGATAAGTACCGCCCGCTGGGCGCGATGAAGGTCACCATCCAGA
Protein-coding sequences here:
- a CDS encoding carboxy terminal-processing peptidase, which produces MTRKLLLVLLLPLLLLPTAGTAFVGSEADSESFDLNRARLLSFVIRQQLVSHHYSHKPLDDQLSKDAFTLFLKQIDSQKRFLLQEDVRRLEKFETRIDDELASSQVRLPQVAAKTMEQRVTDVREMVFSLLDDGFDLRREERLETDPDKIKYCETPAELRDRWRKILKLQVINRLIALEENAASEDEEATRDEKALLAEALDKVRNNQEHLFNQLQENRRQDYFDVYFNAVASAFDPHSSYLPPMTKEDFDISMRGSLEGIGATLREEEGFIKVVRIIPGSAAYRQGQLEAEDTILAVGEGKDDAVDVVDMRLRDAVRLIRGKKGTEVRLHVRKPDGQRVVIPIVRDVVQIEETFVKSAVLPLPDKERSYGYIRIPSFYRDFEGGMNGGGRNSTDDTRKELERLGEAGIEGLVLDLRNNGGGALADAVSVAGLFIEGGPVVQVKNADGKIETLADKDESVAYDGPLVVLVNKFSASASEILAGALQDYDRAVIIGSEHTHGKGTVQAVIDLDRSLPFPNMDKYRPLGAMKVTIQKFYRISGDSTQYRGVVPDIVLPDRLRHVESGEQYLEHSLPWDQVPSADFSTWPASPPVQKLEERSLARVAENEKLTEIAREAERVRERMADTTYPLHIDQARERHQQMQNERENRPFHGMAPVHDEEGTGDRDLSEEERKALWAENTAEDPYVIEAVSILQDFRRLKDLTGDLAEKATTAATP